A single window of Paenibacillus sp. FSL H8-0537 DNA harbors:
- a CDS encoding spore germination protein, whose protein sequence is MDKDQEQHNVPGQDYRQASIPGMMKLGNEPDTEAGREKHSSGKRERGWRQVKGFIHAKQLAGGEKENPHVESRSDHQQNREEGQHGHDQPLHARPKAQGSRQGQRQTQGRGKSQGKEQGQDGREERIPSDLDDVLERLKNELGYGSSFDVVVREMIFGERRVALVFMNGLAKDTLQTEVLKRLTYLQPDDLSSDALHAFLDMYVPASQVKSEQDWNKLLTGILSGGTALFIDKEATALLIDAKNFPARSPDEPSLERVVRGSRDGFVETLMMNISLVRRRLRDPQLRYELVQIGERTQTDVCIAYINDLVDKELLKSVKEKISLVKVDGIPLADKQLEEATVKRGWSPFPLVRYSERPDVVASHLLEGAVVVFVDTSPSVMILPTTYFDLIQHVEENRQTPFIGTYLRWVRFIGIFASLFLLPLWLLFVIHPELKPQALEFLGPSKTGKLPLLVQFLLAEVGVDLLRLASVHTPTSLATAMSLVSAILIGDIAVQTGIFVNEVILYMSVAAIGMFATPSYELGLANRIVRLVLITLVAAFQVPGFIVGTTVILLFLCMERSFNRPYMWPFIPFDFRAMMNIIFRTPVLQNRKRPNLLRPQQLDKMPETE, encoded by the coding sequence ATGGATAAGGATCAAGAGCAGCACAATGTACCGGGGCAAGATTACAGGCAGGCGAGCATTCCTGGCATGATGAAGCTGGGAAATGAGCCGGACACCGAAGCGGGCAGGGAGAAGCATTCTTCCGGTAAAAGAGAGCGAGGCTGGCGGCAGGTGAAGGGGTTTATTCATGCCAAGCAGCTTGCTGGCGGGGAGAAGGAGAATCCGCATGTGGAGAGTAGAAGCGACCACCAGCAAAATAGGGAGGAAGGGCAGCATGGCCACGATCAGCCGCTGCATGCCCGTCCCAAAGCACAAGGAAGCAGGCAGGGACAGCGGCAAACGCAGGGACGAGGGAAGTCGCAAGGCAAAGAGCAAGGGCAGGATGGTCGCGAGGAGCGGATTCCTTCGGATTTGGATGATGTATTGGAGCGGCTGAAAAATGAGCTTGGCTACGGCAGCAGCTTCGATGTTGTTGTTCGGGAAATGATATTCGGCGAGCGGCGAGTCGCCCTCGTGTTTATGAACGGCCTCGCAAAGGATACGCTGCAAACAGAAGTGCTGAAGCGGCTGACCTACTTGCAGCCGGATGATTTATCATCCGATGCGCTGCATGCCTTTCTCGATATGTATGTGCCAGCATCTCAGGTCAAGTCCGAGCAGGATTGGAATAAGCTGCTGACGGGCATTCTCTCTGGCGGAACGGCGCTGTTCATCGACAAGGAAGCGACGGCGCTGCTTATTGACGCCAAAAACTTCCCGGCACGTTCGCCAGATGAGCCAAGCCTGGAACGGGTCGTCAGAGGCAGTCGCGACGGCTTCGTCGAAACGTTGATGATGAATATTTCGCTTGTAAGGCGCAGGCTGCGTGATCCGCAGCTTCGTTACGAGCTGGTGCAGATTGGCGAGCGCACACAGACCGATGTATGTATCGCTTACATTAATGATTTGGTAGATAAGGAATTGCTTAAATCCGTTAAGGAAAAAATTTCGCTGGTCAAGGTAGACGGCATTCCGCTTGCCGACAAGCAACTGGAGGAGGCGACCGTTAAACGGGGCTGGAGCCCATTCCCGCTCGTCCGTTATTCGGAGCGTCCGGATGTTGTGGCCTCGCATTTGCTGGAAGGAGCGGTTGTCGTCTTCGTGGACACATCGCCCAGCGTCATGATTTTGCCGACGACGTATTTCGATCTTATCCAGCATGTTGAGGAAAATCGCCAGACGCCGTTTATCGGCACCTATCTGCGCTGGGTACGGTTTATTGGCATATTCGCCTCGCTTTTTCTGCTGCCGCTCTGGCTGCTGTTCGTTATCCATCCGGAGCTGAAGCCGCAGGCGCTGGAGTTTCTCGGGCCATCGAAAACAGGCAAGCTGCCGCTGCTCGTACAATTTCTACTGGCGGAGGTAGGTGTCGATCTGCTGCGGCTCGCCTCGGTGCATACGCCAACTTCGCTGGCGACGGCAATGTCGCTCGTATCGGCTATTCTCATTGGCGATATTGCGGTCCAGACGGGCATTTTCGTCAATGAGGTCATTTTGTATATGTCGGTTGCGGCTATTGGGATGTTTGCGACGCCGAGCTATGAACTGGGGCTGGCGAACCGCATTGTCAGGCTTGTGCTCATTACGCTTGTTGCTGCCTTTCAGGTGCCGGGCTTCATTGTTGGGACGACGGTTATCCTGCTGTTTTTGTGCATGGAGCGTTCGTTCAATCGTCCCTACATGTGGCCGTTCATTCCGTTTGATTTCCGGGCGATGATGAATATCATTTTCCGGACGCCCGTGCTGCAAAATCGCAAGCGGCCCAATCTGCTGCGGCCCCAGCAACTCGATAAAATGCCCGAAACGGAGTAA
- a CDS encoding stage V sporulation protein AB has translation MLDWPIHAFIVMLGLSGGLAVGSGLVALLTVLDLIPRLAQIAYAYSLSIWFETAVISGAVYWTFADFFDWKLSLAGITSQIAVGLLNGIFVGLLAAALTEVLNVFPILAKRIHLSDYLVGLVMAMVLGKTLGSLLDWLWYQW, from the coding sequence ATGCTTGATTGGCCGATTCATGCGTTTATTGTCATGCTGGGCTTGTCGGGAGGGCTTGCGGTAGGCAGCGGACTGGTGGCGCTGCTAACAGTGCTGGATCTTATTCCGCGATTAGCCCAAATTGCCTATGCTTACAGCCTGTCCATTTGGTTTGAAACGGCGGTAATAAGCGGTGCGGTTTATTGGACATTCGCAGATTTTTTCGATTGGAAGCTTTCGCTTGCGGGCATTACGTCACAGATTGCTGTCGGGCTGCTCAATGGCATTTTCGTCGGCTTGCTTGCGGCGGCGCTGACGGAAGTGCTGAATGTGTTTCCCATCCTCGCCAAACGCATCCATCTGTCGGACTATTTAGTTGGCCTTGTGATGGCGATGGTGCTTGGCAAGACGCTCGGGTCGCTGCTGGACTGGCTTTGGTATCAATGGTAG
- a CDS encoding stage V sporulation protein AA, which translates to MDTTQRQPLYLRLRKRIGIRPEKEVTLGQAARLLGESEEQEQRLGQLVLYRHSKPDGNRVVIDLLQIVSRLRELEPGLSIEAYGDPQVLVMIADKPPKPRIPLLIFSWLLLFFGAGLAIMNFHTDVSMKEVHIRIVELITGEHNEHPLWFQIPYSFGIGLGMVLFFNHLFRKKFNEEPNPLEVELFTYQENVNAYVIADEMRKKNDRQTARSEDDA; encoded by the coding sequence ATGGATACGACGCAGCGGCAGCCTCTCTATTTGCGTTTACGCAAGCGGATTGGGATACGTCCCGAGAAGGAAGTGACGCTCGGGCAGGCGGCGAGGCTGCTTGGTGAGTCCGAAGAGCAGGAACAGCGCCTCGGCCAGCTCGTTCTATATCGTCACAGCAAGCCGGACGGCAACCGCGTCGTCATCGATTTGCTGCAAATTGTCAGCCGGCTGCGCGAGCTGGAGCCTGGTCTGTCTATTGAAGCCTATGGCGATCCGCAGGTACTGGTTATGATTGCGGATAAGCCGCCAAAGCCGCGCATTCCGCTGCTTATTTTTTCATGGCTGCTGCTTTTTTTCGGCGCAGGTCTGGCGATTATGAACTTCCATACGGATGTCAGTATGAAGGAGGTCCATATTCGGATCGTCGAGCTGATTACCGGAGAGCATAATGAACATCCGCTTTGGTTTCAAATTCCATATTCCTTCGGCATTGGGCTTGGCATGGTGCTGTTTTTCAACCATCTGTTCCGAAAAAAATTCAATGAAGAGCCGAATCCGCTAGAAGTAGAGCTGTTCACCTACCAGGAAAATGTGAACGCCTATGTTATCGCCGACGAGATGCGTAAAAAAAATGATCGCCAAACCGCTCGGAGTGAGGACGATGCTTGA
- the fabZ gene encoding 3-hydroxyacyl-ACP dehydratase FabZ: MILWISTDGDLLGDSTFGFKNVSINEPFFQGHFPGFPVMPGVLIVEAMAQVRGVAMLSVPDFKGKIAFLAGIDGARFRRQVVPGDQLRIEVSITKLKGVMGKEQAVAYVDGELAAEAELTFAIKKD; encoded by the coding sequence ATGATTTTGTGGATCTCGACGGACGGAGACCTCCTTGGGGACAGTACCTTCGGATTCAAGAATGTCAGCATCAACGAACCGTTTTTCCAAGGGCATTTCCCAGGATTTCCGGTGATGCCGGGGGTGCTGATCGTCGAGGCGATGGCACAGGTTCGAGGCGTCGCGATGTTGAGCGTGCCGGACTTTAAAGGCAAGATTGCCTTCCTGGCCGGGATTGACGGTGCTCGCTTCCGCCGCCAAGTCGTTCCGGGCGACCAACTGCGCATCGAAGTCTCGATCACGAAACTCAAAGGCGTCATGGGCAAAGAACAGGCCGTTGCTTATGTCGACGGCGAGCTGGCCGCTGAAGCGGAACTGACCTTCGCGATCAAAAAAGACTAA
- a CDS encoding SDR family NAD(P)-dependent oxidoreductase: MSYGMTRTEIKEILFEIFEQTLGLERTELEQADTFKELGIGSLNAVELLEAINVRFNLNLPTSIVFECADLESLAVYMEKQFHTLGQPAKQAQPTVSVPTPKPAPAPAPTPTPPAREARVETDEIVIIGLSVRSAGANDQEEFWNLIRDGKKCISEVSDPKRLEYIQDHSSNPFPINYGKMDDIDRFDPLFFNISAIEAEKMDVTQRILLEEAYKSLEDAGYTPTQLRGQPVGTFIGTAGSSALAQDFSHYSMLGYDISILAARMAYYLDLKGPALAVNTACSSSMVAIDLACQQLKSGEINLAIAGGITVYSHPGSFISMHNAGMLSPNGECRPFDDGANGIVVGDGVGVLILKRLCDAERDNDHIYGIIRGSGTNQDGQTSGITAPSFLAQSQLQESIYRKYEIDVEDIQYIEAHGTGTKLGDPIEIHALNNTFRKFTTQKGFCGIGSLKANIGHTTAAAGVLGVIKVLMSMKHGEMPPSIQYAQGNKHIDFANSPVYVNTARREWTPNRNGKRLAAVNSFGYSGTNAHMVIEDYSNSSRAVATPINEAMPGLFVLSAQSVESLQANADAALRYLRSHPDVSLSDFLYTYQVARESMAQRLAIVVKDRDQLIGQLERYLAGAGKSGEIFVGTVGKNGSVNGINLADTEEGQAFLLSLLHNCKLKTVAELWVNGNRIDWEGLYSAGTVKRLTGLPTYSFARERYPLPAFEIVQTGFGNQAKSAVNALHPLLHRNTSDLNEMRYSTVFAGEETFLRDRMVPEFALLEMARAAVEQASGALKEGRTRLRLQNIVWESPLAVGADGSQVHIALYLAANGEISFEIYNDEEELHASGSALLTEDEAPLLDASTLQERGARVTLPMVPSQFLLHPHLLDAVLQGSVPATLQEVAIYAPCPASMWVVADDGNFTFCDEQGKVCLQISGLQTQKNRPQAVSLSAEPFALMTFEEIWQEQARNNHTPSNLNTLLCFLSNAEAQRAVVEAVQARSPQTQVLFVAQGTSCQQALRSVQEQQGEVDALLYLWPLEDASLLEDTKPILDIVQALATTKLKVKSLMLVGQHRNATERAYLESWIGFERSLGLVLPDTRAAVMMQEAGAVSLQENMHLLLDELNASKIESVLYQNGKRHVCKVQPTRIQAGSSTLLKSGGTYLITGGLGGLGYLFAEHLAGKHPVNLILTGRSALDAAKEAKIEALEKRDSRVFYLQADVCDRTRMEAGLAEARSQFGRVHGILHAAGHVGAESILDKDDRRFQQVLDPKVKGTLLLDELLQGEPELDFTCYFSSSSAIIGDFGSCDYSIANRFQMAYGELRNGTTFVINWPLWKAGGMHFEKKENTEAYFKTSGLRFLEVEEGLAIFDRILSQNRTQHLVMVGQPSRIERMLGLEKSAAPTPVPVHSGSNTSCGKGRRPEMKGFTLEQCVEWDLKEQISSVLKIPRTKLNVEENLADFGFDSISLAEFAGFLSKHYSIAVTPALFFDHSTIRALTQFYAVTHGEAMRGFYQEQAASAPAIGAAPVAPIVSTPSKHPSRKKTGKVRFAAGGAVRSAQEPIAIVGISGRFPQASNVQELWKNIRDGKEAITVVLSDRWDWREEKGMGKWGGFVSDVDCFDPLFFKISPKEAEYIDPKQRLFLQEAWHALEDAGYMGERIRGTACGVYVGVEEGEYGFLAGEDSPLNSNQNATLAARISYALNLKGPNMAITAACSSGLVAIHQACQALRQGECDMALAGGVSLLISPVIHNGMGKLDMLSPDGTCFVFDGRANGLVPSEAVAVVVLKPLSKALEDGDQIYGCIKGSAVNYDGQTNGITAPSPASQADLLHQVYKRFGINPADIQYVLSHSVGSRLGDPIEVQALTNAFRRHTDRTQYCTLGSIKPLIGHTFAASGVVSLISMLMAMKERTIPALHNYESSNDYINLTDSPFVIHTKNRSWTTADERPRLGAVSTTGISGTNAHLVVEEYIPAQQEAVDHEPTEAPQIIVLSAKNRERLDDVAAQLLAFLEADESLKLPDIAHTLQVGRDEMEARLAMVVQSRDELMQGLRGYLKKGDAPITLYHGDLNESHSEILDLLAVITGETVLRVLLAEGNLGKLALYWAKGGKIPWEALQGVASARSISLPTYPFERRRCWLTAPTIARRELATQSLPAVAAASASEAVPVCEEQDLNIAEDLQERVIGIISELVGLMPAELKVNKPLDHYGFDSILFMQLLQQIQTQIDPSFSFVKLSECRSMEDLIRELVPNGATKAKPKAEIVSQTPAPPQAPLAAPLAHKPVQTSLQQFPELVLLNQATEGRPIFWMHGTAGGVGIYSMIAKVSNRPFYGIKARGWMSNRIPIRGIYAMAAYYVHIIQSVQPEGPYDFGGYSLGGLLAYEVARQLQELGQKVNSIMFLDTLYSDKIYTKTILPEAMFNRKTAILQSVNMSLLTEIQHEPEKIPTTLIHRDDLDPTLSDEEYSKQLLTLARERGYKRTEDYLNTMIQSSSDVQEAIDRSGFTILPLSYPQEVSAYFFRNKSGSFLGALEPYFKVKTSPVFDQGDYWSEFERQIDDFHLFDIDSSNHMMLLSEPKAAASILAFSQELYSAFGLDPTFLETFAHEHRSLVGTTS; the protein is encoded by the coding sequence GAATACATCCAAGATCATTCGTCCAATCCGTTTCCGATCAACTATGGCAAGATGGACGACATCGACCGCTTCGACCCGCTCTTTTTTAACATCTCGGCCATCGAAGCTGAGAAGATGGATGTCACCCAGCGTATTTTGCTGGAAGAAGCATACAAGTCTTTAGAAGATGCCGGCTACACCCCGACGCAGCTGCGCGGGCAGCCCGTCGGCACCTTCATCGGCACCGCCGGTTCCTCGGCGCTCGCTCAAGATTTTTCCCATTATTCCATGCTCGGATATGACATCAGCATCCTCGCGGCTCGCATGGCGTACTATCTGGATCTGAAAGGGCCGGCGCTGGCGGTGAACACGGCCTGCTCCTCTTCGATGGTGGCGATCGACCTGGCCTGCCAGCAGTTGAAGAGCGGGGAGATCAACCTCGCCATCGCAGGCGGAATCACGGTCTACAGCCATCCGGGCTCGTTCATCTCCATGCACAACGCCGGGATGCTGTCTCCTAATGGAGAGTGCCGTCCGTTTGACGATGGAGCGAACGGCATCGTTGTAGGCGACGGCGTCGGGGTCTTGATTCTCAAGCGCCTCTGCGATGCCGAGCGGGACAACGACCACATCTACGGCATCATCCGAGGCAGCGGCACCAACCAAGACGGCCAGACCTCCGGCATCACCGCGCCGAGCTTCCTCGCGCAGAGCCAACTGCAAGAATCGATCTACCGCAAGTACGAGATCGACGTGGAAGACATTCAATACATCGAAGCGCATGGCACGGGCACCAAGCTTGGCGATCCGATCGAGATTCACGCCCTTAACAACACCTTCCGCAAGTTCACGACTCAGAAAGGCTTCTGCGGAATCGGTTCGCTCAAGGCGAACATTGGTCACACGACGGCTGCAGCAGGCGTGCTGGGCGTGATCAAAGTCTTGATGAGCATGAAGCATGGAGAGATGCCGCCCTCCATCCAGTATGCACAGGGCAACAAGCACATCGACTTTGCCAACAGCCCGGTCTATGTCAACACAGCTCGTCGCGAGTGGACGCCAAATCGAAATGGCAAGCGCCTGGCTGCCGTAAACTCGTTCGGCTACAGCGGCACGAATGCCCATATGGTGATCGAAGACTATTCCAATTCGTCGCGTGCGGTTGCAACGCCGATCAACGAAGCGATGCCAGGTCTGTTCGTGCTGTCGGCCCAAAGTGTAGAATCGCTGCAAGCCAATGCCGATGCCGCGCTCCGCTACCTCCGCTCTCACCCGGACGTCTCGCTTTCCGACTTCCTGTACACCTATCAAGTGGCGAGAGAGAGCATGGCACAACGGCTTGCCATCGTTGTCAAAGACCGGGACCAACTGATCGGCCAGCTCGAACGCTACCTAGCAGGGGCCGGCAAGTCTGGAGAAATCTTCGTGGGCACCGTCGGCAAGAACGGCAGCGTCAACGGGATCAATCTGGCCGACACCGAAGAGGGACAAGCGTTCCTCCTGAGCCTGCTTCACAACTGCAAGCTCAAGACGGTTGCAGAACTGTGGGTCAACGGCAACCGGATCGACTGGGAAGGGCTCTACTCGGCGGGGACGGTCAAGCGACTGACCGGACTGCCGACCTATTCGTTTGCGCGAGAGCGCTACCCGCTGCCTGCGTTTGAAATCGTGCAGACAGGCTTCGGCAATCAGGCAAAATCTGCCGTCAACGCCCTGCATCCGCTGCTCCATCGCAACACGTCAGACCTGAACGAAATGCGCTACAGCACCGTCTTCGCCGGCGAGGAGACCTTCCTTCGCGATCGGATGGTGCCGGAATTCGCCCTGTTGGAGATGGCGCGCGCGGCTGTGGAACAGGCGTCCGGCGCTCTAAAGGAAGGTCGCACCCGCCTTCGCTTGCAAAATATCGTCTGGGAGTCGCCGCTCGCAGTGGGTGCTGACGGGTCGCAGGTGCACATCGCACTGTACCTGGCCGCTAATGGAGAGATCTCCTTTGAGATCTACAATGACGAGGAAGAGCTGCACGCATCAGGAAGCGCCTTGCTGACAGAGGACGAAGCGCCACTCCTCGATGCGTCCACCTTGCAGGAGCGGGGCGCGCGCGTCACGCTGCCGATGGTGCCTTCGCAGTTTCTGCTCCATCCACACTTGCTGGATGCCGTGCTGCAAGGGAGTGTGCCCGCCACCTTGCAAGAGGTCGCGATCTATGCCCCTTGCCCCGCCTCCATGTGGGTTGTGGCAGACGACGGCAACTTCACGTTCTGCGACGAACAAGGCAAGGTCTGTCTGCAAATCAGCGGTCTGCAAACGCAAAAGAACCGCCCGCAAGCGGTCTCTCTATCCGCCGAGCCGTTTGCCTTGATGACCTTTGAGGAGATCTGGCAAGAACAAGCTCGAAACAACCACACGCCGTCCAACTTGAACACGCTGCTCTGCTTCCTCTCAAATGCGGAGGCTCAGCGTGCGGTCGTGGAAGCGGTACAGGCGCGAAGCCCGCAGACGCAGGTCCTTTTCGTCGCGCAAGGGACATCCTGCCAGCAGGCGCTCCGCAGCGTCCAAGAACAACAGGGGGAAGTCGATGCCTTGCTCTACCTCTGGCCGCTGGAAGACGCTTCGCTCTTGGAGGACACGAAACCGATCCTCGACATCGTACAAGCCCTTGCGACGACGAAGCTTAAAGTCAAGAGCCTGATGCTCGTCGGCCAGCACCGAAATGCGACCGAGCGTGCGTACCTTGAATCATGGATCGGCTTTGAGCGCTCCTTGGGCTTGGTGCTCCCGGATACCCGAGCGGCTGTCATGATGCAAGAAGCCGGGGCCGTTTCCTTGCAGGAGAACATGCATCTCCTTCTGGACGAGCTTAATGCTTCCAAAATCGAAAGCGTCCTCTACCAAAACGGCAAGCGCCACGTCTGCAAGGTACAGCCGACCCGCATCCAAGCGGGCTCTTCCACCTTGCTGAAATCGGGAGGCACTTACCTGATCACTGGCGGTCTGGGCGGTCTGGGCTACCTGTTCGCCGAGCATCTGGCTGGCAAACACCCGGTCAACCTGATCCTGACCGGGCGCTCGGCGCTCGATGCTGCCAAAGAGGCGAAGATCGAAGCGCTTGAAAAACGAGACAGCCGCGTCTTCTATCTGCAAGCGGACGTCTGTGACCGCACGCGTATGGAGGCGGGGCTTGCAGAAGCCAGGTCGCAGTTCGGCCGTGTTCACGGCATCCTGCACGCAGCCGGCCACGTCGGAGCCGAGAGCATTCTCGACAAGGATGACCGCCGGTTCCAGCAAGTGCTCGACCCGAAGGTCAAAGGAACGCTTCTGCTCGACGAACTGCTGCAAGGGGAGCCGGAACTTGATTTTACCTGCTACTTCTCCTCTTCGTCGGCGATCATCGGGGACTTCGGCTCGTGCGACTATTCGATTGCCAACCGCTTCCAAATGGCCTATGGCGAGCTGCGCAACGGGACAACATTCGTCATCAACTGGCCGCTTTGGAAAGCCGGGGGCATGCATTTTGAGAAGAAAGAAAACACGGAAGCCTACTTCAAGACCAGCGGGCTACGCTTCTTGGAAGTGGAAGAGGGCCTTGCGATCTTTGACCGCATTCTGTCGCAGAACCGCACTCAGCATCTTGTGATGGTCGGCCAGCCGAGCCGCATCGAACGCATGTTAGGCCTCGAAAAGTCGGCAGCGCCCACTCCGGTGCCCGTGCATTCCGGCAGCAACACCTCTTGCGGCAAGGGAAGACGTCCGGAGATGAAAGGATTCACGCTCGAACAGTGCGTGGAGTGGGATCTCAAAGAGCAGATCAGCTCTGTTCTCAAGATTCCGCGCACAAAACTGAACGTCGAAGAGAACTTGGCCGATTTCGGGTTTGATTCGATCAGCTTGGCCGAGTTTGCCGGTTTCCTGTCGAAACACTACAGCATTGCCGTGACGCCCGCCTTGTTCTTTGATCATTCCACGATCAGAGCTCTGACCCAGTTTTACGCGGTCACACATGGGGAGGCAATGCGGGGCTTCTACCAAGAGCAAGCTGCATCCGCACCGGCGATCGGGGCAGCACCTGTCGCTCCAATCGTCAGCACCCCGTCCAAGCACCCTTCGCGCAAAAAGACCGGCAAGGTGCGATTCGCGGCCGGAGGAGCGGTGCGCAGTGCGCAGGAGCCGATTGCCATTGTCGGGATCAGCGGCAGATTCCCGCAGGCAAGCAACGTGCAGGAACTGTGGAAAAACATCCGAGACGGGAAGGAAGCGATCACGGTCGTCCTGTCTGACCGCTGGGACTGGCGGGAAGAGAAGGGCATGGGCAAATGGGGCGGATTTGTCTCGGACGTCGACTGCTTCGATCCCTTGTTCTTTAAGATCTCGCCCAAAGAAGCGGAGTATATCGATCCGAAACAGCGCCTGTTCCTGCAGGAAGCATGGCATGCGCTGGAAGATGCCGGCTATATGGGCGAGCGCATTCGTGGAACCGCATGCGGCGTCTATGTCGGGGTGGAAGAGGGAGAGTACGGGTTCTTGGCCGGAGAGGACAGTCCGCTGAACAGCAACCAAAACGCCACGCTCGCGGCCCGCATCTCCTATGCGCTCAACCTCAAGGGCCCGAACATGGCGATCACCGCCGCCTGCTCGTCCGGTCTCGTCGCGATTCACCAAGCCTGCCAAGCCCTGCGCCAAGGCGAATGCGACATGGCGCTGGCCGGCGGTGTCAGCCTGTTGATCTCGCCGGTGATTCACAACGGCATGGGCAAGCTCGACATGCTCTCCCCGGATGGCACCTGCTTTGTGTTCGACGGGCGTGCAAATGGCCTGGTGCCGAGCGAAGCGGTAGCTGTCGTCGTGCTCAAGCCGCTGAGCAAAGCGTTGGAGGATGGCGATCAGATCTACGGCTGCATCAAGGGCAGCGCCGTCAACTACGACGGCCAGACCAACGGCATCACCGCGCCGAGCCCTGCGAGCCAAGCAGACCTGCTTCATCAAGTCTATAAGCGCTTCGGCATCAACCCGGCCGACATCCAGTATGTACTCTCCCACAGCGTCGGTTCCAGATTGGGAGACCCCATCGAGGTGCAGGCGCTCACCAACGCCTTCCGCCGACACACCGACCGGACGCAATACTGCACGCTCGGCTCGATCAAGCCGTTGATCGGGCATACGTTCGCCGCATCCGGCGTCGTCAGCTTGATCTCCATGCTGATGGCGATGAAAGAGCGGACGATTCCGGCTCTGCACAACTATGAGTCAAGCAACGACTACATCAACCTGACAGACAGCCCGTTCGTGATTCATACCAAGAATAGATCGTGGACCACAGCCGATGAGCGCCCGCGCCTCGGTGCAGTCAGTACGACCGGCATCAGCGGCACGAACGCGCATCTTGTGGTCGAAGAATACATCCCGGCGCAGCAAGAGGCGGTCGATCACGAACCGACGGAAGCACCGCAGATCATCGTCCTCTCCGCGAAGAATCGCGAGCGTCTGGACGACGTTGCCGCACAACTGCTCGCGTTCCTCGAAGCCGACGAGAGCTTGAAGCTGCCTGACATCGCGCACACGCTGCAAGTCGGTCGTGACGAGATGGAGGCGCGGCTTGCGATGGTGGTACAAAGCCGCGACGAACTGATGCAAGGTCTGCGAGGCTATTTGAAAAAAGGCGACGCGCCCATCACGCTCTATCACGGCGATCTGAACGAGTCTCATTCCGAGATCCTCGATCTTCTGGCCGTGATCACCGGAGAGACCGTTCTTCGAGTCTTGCTGGCAGAGGGCAATCTTGGAAAATTAGCCCTCTACTGGGCGAAAGGCGGCAAGATTCCTTGGGAAGCGCTGCAAGGCGTCGCATCCGCCCGTAGCATCTCCTTGCCGACCTATCCGTTTGAGCGCCGCCGCTGCTGGCTGACCGCTCCGACAATCGCAAGACGAGAGCTGGCAACGCAGAGCCTGCCAGCAGTCGCTGCTGCTTCTGCTTCCGAGGCGGTTCCCGTCTGCGAGGAACAGGACCTCAACATCGCGGAGGATCTGCAGGAGCGAGTCATCGGCATCATCTCCGAACTGGTGGGCCTCATGCCTGCGGAGCTGAAGGTGAACAAGCCGCTCGACCACTACGGGTTTGACTCGATTCTGTTCATGCAGCTGCTGCAGCAGATACAAACGCAGATCGACCCTTCCTTCTCCTTCGTCAAACTGAGCGAGTGCCGATCGATGGAAGACCTGATTCGAGAGCTGGTCCCCAATGGGGCGACCAAGGCGAAACCGAAAGCGGAGATCGTGAGCCAGACTCCCGCACCGCCGCAAGCACCGCTCGCAGCACCACTGGCCCACAAGCCCGTGCAGACCAGCTTGCAGCAGTTCCCGGAACTCGTCCTGCTGAACCAAGCGACGGAAGGTCGTCCGATCTTCTGGATGCACGGGACGGCAGGCGGCGTCGGCATCTACTCGATGATCGCCAAAGTGAGCAACCGACCCTTCTACGGCATCAAAGCGCGTGGTTGGATGAGCAACCGCATCCCGATCCGAGGCATCTACGCGATGGCCGCGTATTACGTGCACATCATTCAGAGCGTGCAGCCGGAAGGGCCGTATGACTTTGGCGGCTATTCGCTCGGCGGCCTTCTCGCCTACGAAGTGGCCCGTCAATTGCAGGAATTGGGGCAAAAGGTGAACTCCATCATGTTCCTCGACACCTTGTATTCGGACAAAATCTATACCAAGACCATTTTACCGGAAGCGATGTTCAATAGAAAAACCGCGATCCTGCAGTCGGTCAACATGTCCCTGCTCACCGAGATTCAGCACGAGCCGGAGAAGATTCCGACCACATTGATTCACCGTGATGATCTGGACCCGACACTCTCGGATGAGGAATATTCCAAGCAGCTGCTGACCCTGGCCCGCGAGCGCGGCTACAAGCGCACGGAAGACTACCTGAACACCATGATTCAGAGTAGTTCTGACGTGCAGGAAGCGATCGACCGCAGCGGATTTACCATCTTGCCGTTGAGCTATCCGCAAGAGGTCAGCGCCTATTTCTTCCGCAACAAAAGCGGCTCGTTCCTCGGGGCACTGGAACCGTACTTCAAAGTCAAGACGAGCCCCGTATTCGACCAAGGGGATTATTGGTCCGAATTTGAACGTCAGATCGACGATTTCCACCTATTCGACATTGACTCGTCCAACCACATGATGCTGCTCTCGGAACCAAAAGCAGCTGCATCGATCCTTGCCTTCAGCCAAGAGCTCTACTCCGCATTTGGCCTGGACCCGACGTTCCTTGAAACGTTTGCCCATGAGCATCGCAGTCTCGTCGGCACCACTTCATAA